The following DNA comes from Halorhabdus tiamatea SARL4B.
GTTGGCCTCCAGGGCGACCAGTCCCTGGGTCTCGACCGGGCTCGGGAACGCGAAGGCGTCTATGACGGAGTAAAACGCGGGTAACTCCTCGCGGGGGAGAAACCCGAGGAATCGCACGTCGACGTCGGCCGCGGCGGCCCGGGATTCGAGGTCCTCGCGTGCGGGGCCGTCACCGCCGAAGACGACCGTCACGTCCATCCCGTCGGTGGCGGCGACGATGTCCGGGAGACACTTCTCGTAGCCGTGGCGACCGGTGTACCCGACGACCGGGCGATCCTCGGGCAAGTCGTACCGCTCCCGAAAGTCGGCCGTCTCGACGGGCTGGAATCGCTCGATGTCGACGCCGTTCGAGACGACCTCGACGGGCGTCGAGACGCCGACCTCCTCCCGGACGTGCTCGCGTGTCCGCTCGCTCGGCGTCACGACGACGTCGGCGCGATCGAAGAACCACCGCTCGTAACTCCGTGCAGTCTTGCGGATCGTTCGCTCGACTCGGTCACCCAGTGAGACGTACGCGGCGTACTCACTGGTCGGGGTGTGATAGGAGGCGACCAGCGGAAGGTCCTGTGAGCGAGCGAGACGCATCGCGCTCATGCCGAGCCCAAAGGGCGTGTGGGCGTGGACGATGTCCATCTCCCCGATCTCCGCAGGCACTCGCGGGACGCCGACTCTGAACCCTTCGTAGAACGGGAACGGCAGGCTTTGGACGGGGAACTCACGCTCGTCAGGTTCGTAGTCGTCGGCAGCGGGGTAGACGATCGGCATGTCGCCACCTCGACGGTGCCAGGCGTCCCGCCAGGACTGGACCGTGTAGGTGACGCCGTTGACCGTCGGGAGGTAGGTGTCGGTGAACGCGGCGACGGACGGCAGACTCATCGTTGTCTCCGGTTCGGCGACGAGTGATTAATGCGTTGTGACTCGGTTCGGGGGACCGACATCTCCCTGCTCCCGGATTCGGATCGACATCCCTAACCGCTGCTCCCTGCTATTCTCGCTCAATGAGTGAGGAGGTGGCCATCGCCGAAGAGCGGATCGAGCGGTTGGCCGAGAGCGCGCGGACGGCTGCGCGTGCCGGCGATGCAGACCGAGCAAAGGCGTACGTTCGTCGGACACGACGGATCGCCGAGCGTCATCGGCTGTCGCTCCCGAAGCCCTTCGAGCGGTTCACCTGTAACGCCTGTGACGCCTATTTGCTCCCGGGCCACAATGCCCGCGTTCGCACG
Coding sequences within:
- a CDS encoding glycosyltransferase; its protein translation is MSLPSVAAFTDTYLPTVNGVTYTVQSWRDAWHRRGGDMPIVYPAADDYEPDEREFPVQSLPFPFYEGFRVGVPRVPAEIGEMDIVHAHTPFGLGMSAMRLARSQDLPLVASYHTPTSEYAAYVSLGDRVERTIRKTARSYERWFFDRADVVVTPSERTREHVREEVGVSTPVEVVSNGVDIERFQPVETADFRERYDLPEDRPVVGYTGRHGYEKCLPDIVAATDGMDVTVVFGGDGPAREDLESRAAAADVDVRFLGFLPREELPAFYSVIDAFAFPSPVETQGLVALEANACGTPVAGVDSGALSVTIEDGVTGYTYPQGDVEAFQRTIERVLDEREAHGEQCLDHRDEISMENAVDTLEDVYRGVL
- a CDS encoding ribonuclease P protein component 4 is translated as MSEEVAIAEERIERLAESARTAARAGDADRAKAYVRRTRRIAERHRLSLPKPFERFTCNACDAYLLPGHNARVRTSDGHVVITCDCGSHARYPYDDQ